In one window of Erinaceus europaeus chromosome 17, mEriEur2.1, whole genome shotgun sequence DNA:
- the LOC103110363 gene encoding olfactory receptor 8J3-like, with amino-acid sequence MAHGNVTGVTEFILIGVTDRPDLQIPLFFVFLFIYGLTIAGNMGIIILTTVDSRLQTPMYFFLRHLAIINFGNSTVIAPKMLTNFLVKKKTTSYYECATQLGGFLVFIIAEIFMLAVMAYDRYVAICNPLLYMVVVSRRICYLLVSLTYIYSFSTSLVVSSCVFSMVFCSSNVINHFYCDNVPLLALSCTNTYIPETVVFIFSATNLFFSMTIVITSYFNIVWSILKMRSAEGRRKAFSTCASHILAVTVFYGTLLFMYLQPQNNHSLDTDKMASVFYTLVIPMLNPLIYSLRNKDVKDALRKFLSNPKISFKII; translated from the coding sequence ATGGCTCACGGAAACGTCACTGGGGTCACAGAGTTTATTCTCATAGGTGTCACAGACCGCCCAGACCTCCAGATCCCACTCTTCTTTGTTTTCCTGTTTATCTATGGACTGACCATTGCTGGCAACATGGGCATTATCATTCTCACCACTGTTGACTCTCGACTTCAGACCCCCATGTATTTCTTCCTCCGCCATTTGGCCATCATCAATTTTGGAAACTCCACTGTCATTGCCCCGAAAATGTTGACCAATTTTTTAGTAAAGAAGAAAACCACTTCCTATTATGAATGTGCAACCCAACTTGGAGGGTTCTTGGTATTCATTATAGCTGAGATTTTCATGTTAGCTgtgatggcctatgaccgctatgtggccatctgtaaCCCCCTGCTCTACATGGTGGTGGTGTCTCGGAGAATCTGTTACCTCCTAGTCTCCCTCACATACATCTACAGTTTTTCTACATCTCTTGTGGTTTCATCTTGTGTATTCTCAATGGTGTTTTGCTCTTCCAATgtaataaatcatttttattgtgaTAATGTCCCTCTGTTGGCATTGTCCTGCACAAACACCTACATTCCAGAAAcagttgtttttatattttcagCAACAAATTTGTTTTTTTCCATGACTATAGTTATCACGTCTTATTTCAACATTGTGTGGTCCATTCTCAAGATGCGTTCagcagaaggaaggagaaaggcctTTTCTACTTGTGCTTCACACATCTTGGCGGTCACAGTTTTCTATGGGACACTTCTCTTCATGTATTTGCAACCTCAAAATAACCATTCACTAGATACTGATAAAATGGCTTCTGTGTTTTATACCTTGGTGATCCCCATGCTAAACCCCCTTATCTACAGCCTGAGAAATAAGGATGTCAAGGATGCCTTAAGGAAATTTCTATCCAATCCAAAAATTTCTTTCAAGATCATATAG